The following are from one region of the Buteo buteo unplaced genomic scaffold, bButBut1.hap1.1 HAP1_SCAFFOLD_58, whole genome shotgun sequence genome:
- the LOC142027802 gene encoding electroneutral sodium bicarbonate exchanger 1-like, which yields MTTAGLDLDTTESAVKELERRDGSWTRVDAGVGDGWEDVRELSTPSPNFSLLVVAKQRHDEEAVIDRGRRSNTVSVRYEEEELEGHRTLYVGARMPLVRQSHRHHRRHSQKHREGEREKDSAPMEQGYHCKSHRSPSQRVQFILRSKEDEQHLSHHLFSELDEICVKEGRDGEWKETARWLKFEEDVEDGGERWSKPYVGTLSLHSLSELRSCISNGSVLLDICANSIEEIADTILAQQEQSTEFDEHVRAQVREVLLRKHHHQNEKTTNLLPAVCSFADVSKRQSDLHLLYKPAQTITSCPSPTAAEAKDGVNPESRATDLSKAELHFMKKIPTGAEASNVLVGELDFLHQPIVAFVRLSPAVRLSGMTEVPIPTRFLFVLLGPEGKAHQYHEIGRSMATIMTDEVFRDVAYKAKNGADLVAGIDEFLDQVTVLPPGEWDPSIRIEPPKNVPSQEKRKMPGALDDSASHSTLEKHSGPELQRTGRLFGGLTLDVKRKAPWFWSDFRDGLSLQCLASFLFLYCACMSPVITFGGLLGEATNGQISAMESLLGASMAGVVYCLFAGQPLTILGSTGPVLVFEKILYKFCKEYTLSYLSLRACIGLWTAFLCIVLVATDASCLVCYVTRFTEEAFASLICIIFIYEALEKLSHLRDTYPVHMHSKLDFLTSYYCKCEAPTHPSNETLRFWASNGINVSGIAWENLTVTVRSTVSDFAVFLTIAIMVLLDFVVGIPSPKLQVPHTFKPTRDDRGWFINPIGPNPWWTVLAALVPALLCTILIFMDQQISAVIVNRKEHKLKKGCGYHLDLFVVAVMLGVCSVMGLPWFVAATVLSITHVNSLKVESDCSAPGEQPKFLGIREQRVTGLLIFGLMGCSVFFTSVLKFIPMPVLYGVFLYMGVSSLRGIQFFDRLKLFWMPAKHQPDFIYLRHVPLQKVHLFTVIQLTCLVLLWTIKVSRAAIIFPMMVLALVFVRKAMDFCFSKRELSFLDDLMPERKKKLDNARNEAREEEEVRLAGSSGLDTSVGL from the exons AGGCGTGATGGCTCGTGGACTCGCGTGGACGCAGGGGTGGGTGATGGCTGGGAGGACGTAAGGGAgctctccacccccagccccaacttttcccttcttgtcgttgctaaacagagacatgacgaggaggcagtgattgaccggggaagaaggagcaacactgtcagtgttcgctatgaggaggaggagttggaag GCCACCGGACCCTGTACGTGGGCGCGCGGATGCCACTGGTTAGGCAGAGCCACCGGCATCACCGACGCCACAGCCAGAAGCATCGGGAAGGGGAACGGGAGAAGGACTCTGCCCCGATGGAGCAGGGCTACCACTGTAAGTCCCACC gctccccgTCCCAGCGGGTGCAGTTCAttctcaggagcaaggaggacgaGCAGCACCTCTCTCACCACTTGTTCTCCGAGCTGGATGAGATCTGTGTAAAAGAGGGCCGAGATGGCGAGTGGAAGGAAACGGCAAg GTGGCTGAAGTTTGAGGAGGACGTGGAAGATGGCGGCGAGCGCTGGAGCAAGCCCTACGTTGGCACGCTGTCCTTGCACAGCCTCTccgagctgaggagctgcatcaGCAACGGGTCGGTGCTGCTGGACATTTGTGCCAACAGCATCGAAGAGATTGCAG ATACGATCCTGGCCCAGCAAGAACAGTCCACGGAGTTTGACGAGCACGTGCGGGCGCAAGTTCGAGAAGTCCTTTTGAGGAAGCACCACCATCAGAACGAGAAGACAACCAACCTTCTGCCCGCTGTCTGCTCGTTTGCTGATGTGAGCAAGAGGCAGTCAGACCTGCACCTCCTCTACAAGCCAG cCCAAACAATCACctcttgtccttctcccaccGCTGCAGAAGCTAAAGATGGGGTGaaccctgagagcagagcaacgGATTTAAGCAAG GCGGAGCtgcacttcatgaagaaaattcccaCCGGGGCTGAAGCATCCAACGTGCTCGTAGGAGAGCTGGATTTCCTTCACCAGCCCATCGTGGCATTTGTCCGCCTGAGCCCGGCTGTCCGCCTCTCGGGCATGACGGAAGTTCCCATCCCAACAAG gttcctgtttgttttgcttggaccagaaggaaaagcccatcagtacCATGAGATCGGCAGGTCCATGGCCACTATCATGACAGATGAG GTTTTCCGTGACGTTGCCTATAAAGCCAAGAACGGGGCTGACCTCGTGGCTGGCATCGACGAGTTTCTGGATCAGGTCACGGTCTTGCCGCCAGGAGAGTGGGATCCATCGATCCGAATCGAGCCCCCGAAAAACGTCCCTTCGCAG gaaaaaaggaagatgccaggagcTCTTGACGACAGTGCTTCTCACAGCACgctggagaaacacagtggccctgaactgcagcggacgggaag gctcttTGGAGGTTTGACCCTGGACGTGAAGCGGAAAGCCCCGTGGTTCTGGAGCGACTTCCGGGATGGTCtgagcctgcagtgcctggcgtccttcctcttcctctactgTGCCTGCATGTCCCCTGTCATCACCTTTGGgggactgctgggggaggcGACCAATGGCCAGATA AGTGCCATGGAGTCGCTGCTGGGCGCGTCCATGGCCGGCGTGGTGTATTGCCTCTTTGCCGGCCAACCTCTCACCATCCTCGGCAGCACCGGACCCGTCCTCGTGTTTGAGAAGATCCTCTACAAATTCTGCAA ggagtaCACGCTCTCCTATCTGTCTCTGCGGGCGTGCATTGGGCTGTGGACCGCCTTCTTGTGCATAGTGCTGGTGGCCACCGATGCCAGCTGTTTGGTGTGCTACGTCACCCGCTTCACGGAAGAAGCCTTTGCCTCCCTCAtctgcatcatcttcatctacgaggctctggagaagctgagtcaCCTGCGAGACACCTaccctgtgcacatgcacagcaagctggacttcctcaccagctacta ctgtaagTGTGAGGCACCGACCCATCCCAGCAACGAAACGCTGCGTTTCTGGGCGAGCAACGGGATCAACGTGTCTGGCATCGCCTGGGAAAACCTCACGGTGACC GTACGGTCCACGGTGAGcgactttgctgttttcctcaccaTCGCCATCATGGTGCTCCTTGACTTTGTGGTTGGGATCCCATCGCCAAAGCTCCAGGTCCCCCACACGTTCAAG CCTACCAGAGACGACCGCGGGTGGTTCATCAACCCCATAGGACCCAACCCTTGGTGGACGGTGTTGGCTGCGctcgtcccagctctgctctgcaccatcttgATATTCATGGACCAGCAGATCAGTGCCGTTATtgtgaacaggaaggagcacaAGCTGAAG aaaggatgcgGGTACCACCTGGACCTTTTCGTGGTGGCCGTGATGCTGGGGGTGTGCTCggtgatggggctgccctggtttgTGGCTGCGACCGTCCTGTCCATCACCCACGTGAATAGCCTCAAAGTAGAGTctgactgctcagctccaggagaaCAACCCAAGTTTCTGGGGATACGAGAGCAGAGAGTCACTGGCTTGCTGATCTTTGGGCTCATGGGCTGCTCCGTCTTCTTCACTTCCGTGttaaag tttataccaaTGCCTGTGCTTTATGGCGTCTTTCTCTACATGGGTGTGTCGTCGCTCAGAGGAATTCAG ttctttgatcgcttgaagctgttttggatGCCAGCGAAACACCAGCCGGATTTCATCTACCTGCGGCACGTGCCCTTgcaaaaggtgcatttgttCACGGTGATCCAGCTGACCTGCCTCGTCCTGCTCTGGACCATCAAGGTGTCCCGTGCCGCCATCATCTTTCCCATGATG GTTTTGGCTCTCGTCTTTGTCCGGAAAGcgatggatttctgcttctcaaagcgcgagctcagctttctggatgaccttatgccagaaaggaagaagaagttggacaatgccagaaatgaagccagagaagaagaagaggtaagGCTTGCTGGGTCCTCGGGGCTGGACACCTCCGTCGGGCTGTGA